The proteins below come from a single Dermatophilaceae bacterium Soc4.6 genomic window:
- a CDS encoding cytochrome c biogenesis protein ResB produces MTTRTDTQATGGAAPTPGGSVPPPREPITQPRLGPIGWARWAWRQLTSMRTALFLLLLLSVAAVPGSIFPQRSIDSVRVTDYLAAHQSLGPVLDRLSVFDVYSSPWFASIYLLLVVSLVGCIVPRSRLHWRAMRAQPPRAPRRLERLPEHLTFTYAGTPAEAQAAASKLLRRKRFRVNSHDDASVSAESGYLRETGNLVFHISLCALIIGVAASHLVGWRGDVIVSEGESFASTVGSFNTMSPGPLTNLDDLPPFTIDLTRLDVRFEEQVGGAQLGAPREFTANVRTTGAPGDLPKTQTISPNNPVTLDGVDVFLLGNGYSPVITVRDAKGAVLYSEATPFLAQDNNYTSTGAVKVPAASPKQLGFSGVFMPTAATSFANGPVSTFPDLLAPELALSVWEGTLYPGNAPQSVYSLGKAGLTPVDGPSGKPLLIQLKPGQSYQLPGGRGSVTFDRIERWAGLSARVDPGKGFTLGAALAILLGLMASLLVRRRRVFIRVSPAPTPVDAAPDAPEPPAPRTVVTIGGLAKNADPGLAALLTVLRDELNEERTRHDR; encoded by the coding sequence ATGACGACCAGGACCGACACCCAGGCCACCGGTGGCGCAGCGCCGACGCCGGGCGGATCCGTACCACCGCCGCGTGAGCCCATCACCCAGCCGCGCCTCGGCCCGATCGGCTGGGCTCGCTGGGCCTGGCGACAGCTCACCTCGATGCGCACGGCGCTCTTCCTGCTGCTGCTGCTCTCGGTCGCGGCCGTGCCGGGGTCGATCTTCCCGCAGCGCTCGATCGACTCGGTGCGGGTGACCGACTACCTCGCGGCGCACCAGTCCCTCGGGCCGGTCCTCGACCGGCTCAGCGTCTTCGACGTCTACTCCTCGCCGTGGTTCGCCTCGATCTACCTGCTCCTCGTCGTGTCGCTCGTCGGCTGCATCGTGCCGCGCAGCCGGCTGCACTGGCGGGCCATGCGCGCCCAGCCGCCACGGGCCCCCCGCCGCCTCGAGCGGCTGCCCGAGCACCTCACCTTCACGTATGCCGGTACCCCGGCCGAGGCCCAGGCTGCGGCCTCGAAGCTGTTGCGCCGCAAGCGGTTTCGGGTCAACTCGCACGACGACGCGTCGGTGAGCGCCGAGAGCGGCTATCTGCGCGAGACCGGTAACCTCGTCTTCCACATCTCGCTCTGCGCCCTCATCATCGGGGTGGCCGCGAGCCACCTCGTCGGGTGGCGAGGCGACGTGATCGTCAGCGAGGGCGAGTCGTTCGCCTCGACCGTCGGGTCCTTCAACACCATGAGCCCCGGGCCGCTGACCAACCTCGACGACCTGCCGCCCTTCACTATCGACCTGACCAGGCTCGACGTGCGCTTCGAGGAGCAGGTGGGCGGCGCGCAGCTCGGCGCGCCCCGCGAGTTCACGGCCAACGTGCGCACCACCGGGGCGCCCGGCGACCTGCCGAAGACCCAGACCATCAGCCCCAACAACCCGGTGACCCTCGACGGCGTCGACGTCTTCCTGCTCGGCAACGGCTACTCGCCCGTCATCACGGTGCGGGACGCCAAGGGCGCGGTGCTCTACTCGGAGGCCACGCCGTTCCTGGCCCAGGACAACAACTACACGTCGACCGGGGCAGTCAAGGTGCCGGCGGCGAGCCCGAAGCAGCTCGGCTTCAGCGGCGTCTTCATGCCGACGGCGGCCACGTCCTTCGCCAACGGCCCGGTCTCGACCTTCCCCGACCTGCTCGCCCCCGAGCTCGCCCTGTCGGTCTGGGAGGGCACCCTCTACCCCGGCAATGCTCCGCAGTCGGTCTACAGCCTCGGCAAGGCCGGCCTGACCCCGGTCGACGGCCCCTCGGGCAAGCCGCTCCTGATCCAGCTCAAGCCGGGTCAGTCCTACCAGCTGCCCGGCGGCCGGGGCAGCGTGACCTTCGACCGCATCGAGCGGTGGGCGGGGCTCTCGGCCCGCGTCGACCCCGGCAAGGGGTTCACGCTCGGAGCGGCCCTCGCCATCCTGCTGGGCCTGATGGCGTCGCTGCTCGTGCGGCGCCGGCGGGTCTTCATCCGGGTGTCTCCGGCTCCCACCCCGGTGGATGCCGCACCAGATGCACCCGAGCCCCCTGCACCACGTACCGTGGTGACCATCGGTGGACTCGCCAAGAACGCCGACCCCGGCCTCGCCGCGCTGCTCACCGTGCTGCGCGACGAGCTCAACGAAGAACGGACACGCCATGACCGGTGA
- the ccsB gene encoding c-type cytochrome biogenesis protein CcsB, with translation MTGDVSRTLVSLSNLALYSAMAVFTIAMLLFAFHLAALGPERVERTRTVAPKRSKALVGAGGPDAEASADTTADTTAQAVGADGFDDGSGTVAAEPSPRARKTAGMAVAVTWLGTAIIIASVVMRGIAVMRPPWGNMFEFAVAGAAAVALGFSVLVKRNRWEWLGLFVVGPVLLTLGLALFAFYTEAAELVPALKSVWLVIHVMVAILAVGVFTIGFSMGIVYLVKRKREEIPSSKATFMESLPSAARLERTAYGLNMVGFILWTFTLIAGAIWAQKAWSAYWTWDPKEVWTFVIWVIYAAYMHARATAGWEPKRAMAIALVGYVCVILNFTVVNLYASGLHSYSGLK, from the coding sequence ATGACCGGTGACGTCTCGAGGACGCTCGTCAGCCTCTCCAACCTCGCGCTCTACTCCGCCATGGCGGTGTTCACGATCGCGATGCTCCTCTTCGCGTTCCACCTCGCGGCCCTGGGCCCCGAGCGGGTCGAGCGCACCCGCACGGTGGCCCCGAAGCGGTCCAAGGCGCTGGTCGGCGCCGGTGGGCCGGACGCCGAGGCGAGCGCCGACACGACCGCCGACACGACTGCCCAGGCGGTAGGTGCAGACGGGTTCGACGACGGGTCGGGCACCGTCGCCGCCGAGCCGTCGCCGCGGGCCCGCAAGACCGCCGGAATGGCCGTCGCCGTCACCTGGCTCGGCACCGCGATCATCATCGCGTCCGTCGTGATGCGCGGGATCGCCGTCATGCGCCCGCCGTGGGGCAACATGTTCGAGTTCGCGGTCGCGGGCGCGGCTGCGGTGGCCCTCGGCTTCAGCGTGCTCGTCAAGCGCAACCGGTGGGAGTGGCTCGGCCTCTTCGTCGTCGGCCCCGTGCTGCTGACGCTGGGCCTGGCTCTCTTCGCGTTCTACACCGAGGCGGCCGAGCTCGTGCCGGCCCTCAAGAGCGTGTGGCTGGTCATCCACGTGATGGTCGCGATCCTGGCCGTCGGCGTCTTCACCATCGGCTTCTCGATGGGCATCGTCTACCTCGTCAAGCGCAAGCGGGAGGAGATCCCGTCGTCGAAGGCGACCTTCATGGAGTCGCTGCCGTCGGCGGCGCGGCTGGAGCGCACGGCATACGGGCTCAACATGGTGGGCTTCATCCTGTGGACCTTCACCCTCATCGCGGGCGCGATCTGGGCGCAGAAGGCGTGGAGCGCCTACTGGACGTGGGACCCGAAGGAGGTCTGGACCTTCGTCATCTGGGTCATCTACGCGGCCTACATGCACGCGCGCGCGACTGCGGGCTGGGAGCCCAAGCGGGCGATGGCCATCGCGCTGGTGGGCTACGTCTGCGTGATCCTCAACTTCACCGTCGTCAACCTCTACGCGAGCGGTCTGCACAGCTACTCCGGCCTGAAGTAG
- a CDS encoding DUF4229 domain-containing protein — protein MKNTVLRYTVMRLMIFLLSLIVFWLLGLRSQDQQPLLLGAAAVASVVVSYVFLRRDRDAMTRRLEAKMSERAERRREAVGEDEEAEDAELGDHPR, from the coding sequence ATGAAGAACACCGTCCTGCGCTACACCGTCATGCGGCTGATGATCTTCCTCCTCAGCCTCATCGTCTTCTGGCTGCTGGGGCTGCGCAGCCAGGACCAGCAGCCGCTGCTGCTCGGCGCCGCCGCGGTGGCCTCCGTCGTCGTCTCGTACGTCTTCCTGCGTCGCGACCGTGATGCCATGACCCGCCGGCTCGAGGCCAAGATGTCGGAGCGGGCGGAGCGCCGCCGTGAGGCCGTGGGCGAGGACGAGGAAGCCGAGGACGCCGAGCTGGGCGATCACCCCCGCTGA
- a CDS encoding type IV toxin-antitoxin system AbiEi family antitoxin domain-containing protein, with protein MRSPDLPAVFTTSDARKAGVGEWRLRGLVDSGHVQRLRRGLYAVKEPPPVGAARATAYRALVLASGAAHGQVDTVSHLSAAALHGLPLPLGRLDTVHVTRVSGWPRGWRARGLWVHHADSTEASLELVDGVLVTSVARTVADCLRAHPPRVSVPIADAALHRGLVTGREVWDEIALQCHWVGRVLRTDVALPLVDGRRESWLESYAAVLFHEWGIDPPVPQLLVLDDAQRFVARVDAGWEEDATVLEIDGSQKYLLPQSSTAQRVVDPHAAFRAEKARYDALGNLGLERVRFGLDDLLKHRARVERHVRDRRGHGSRARFTGRFERLPALTIPWF; from the coding sequence GTGCGCTCTCCAGACCTGCCGGCCGTCTTCACGACGTCCGACGCCCGTAAGGCGGGTGTCGGGGAGTGGCGCCTGCGGGGTCTCGTTGACAGTGGGCACGTCCAACGGCTCCGCCGGGGCCTGTATGCCGTGAAGGAACCGCCGCCCGTCGGTGCAGCGCGCGCCACGGCGTACCGGGCCCTGGTGCTGGCATCCGGCGCGGCCCACGGGCAGGTCGACACGGTCAGCCACCTGAGCGCCGCGGCCCTGCACGGACTGCCGCTCCCGCTCGGCCGTCTCGACACCGTGCACGTGACCCGGGTGTCGGGCTGGCCGCGTGGCTGGCGGGCACGCGGGCTGTGGGTGCACCACGCCGACTCCACGGAGGCGTCGCTCGAGCTCGTGGACGGCGTCCTCGTGACGAGCGTCGCCCGGACCGTCGCCGACTGCCTGCGCGCCCACCCGCCCCGCGTCAGCGTCCCCATCGCCGACGCGGCCCTGCACCGAGGTCTGGTCACCGGTCGGGAGGTGTGGGACGAGATCGCGCTGCAGTGCCACTGGGTGGGTCGGGTGCTGCGCACTGACGTCGCGCTCCCGCTCGTTGACGGACGGCGGGAGTCGTGGCTGGAGTCCTACGCGGCAGTGCTCTTCCACGAGTGGGGCATCGACCCTCCGGTGCCCCAGCTGCTCGTGCTCGACGACGCGCAGCGGTTCGTCGCCCGGGTCGACGCGGGCTGGGAGGAGGACGCGACGGTCCTCGAGATCGATGGAAGCCAGAAGTACCTTCTGCCGCAGAGCTCCACAGCTCAGCGAGTTGTCGACCCCCACGCGGCCTTCAGGGCCGAGAAGGCGAGGTACGACGCCCTCGGCAACCTCGGTCTCGAGCGCGTGCGGTTCGGGCTCGACGACCTGCTGAAGCACCGCGCGCGGGTCGAGCGACACGTCCGCGACCGTCGGGGCCACGGCTCCCGGGCGCGCTTCACGGGACGGTTCGAGCGTCTACCAGCCCTGACGATCCCCTGGTTCTGA
- a CDS encoding 1,4-dihydroxy-2-naphthoate polyprenyltransferase yields the protein MATPSQWIDGARPRTLPVAVAPVAVGTAAAFARGEAQLWPAVLALVVSLSLQVGVNYANDYSDGIRGTDDVRVGPVRLVGQGLAAPTQVRMAAGISFVVAELSGLALVAVTSTWWLLLVGLGCVLAAWYYTGGKRPYGYSGLGEIFVFVFFGLVATLGTEYTQAHSISWMGVLGSVGVGALASAILVANNLRDIPTDSVQGKNTLAVRIGDGGTRALYYGLVAVSVAVVLVCAALQVVTPPPADPGALRTLSPLGHGAPSALVALPAYVFALPLLRVLRRGATGRDLIPVLAGTGRFQLVWSLLLAAGIAASPHL from the coding sequence GTGGCCACCCCCTCGCAGTGGATCGACGGCGCGCGCCCGCGCACCCTCCCCGTCGCCGTCGCCCCGGTCGCCGTCGGCACGGCAGCGGCCTTCGCCCGCGGTGAGGCGCAGCTGTGGCCGGCGGTGCTCGCGCTCGTGGTCTCGCTCTCGCTGCAGGTCGGCGTCAACTACGCCAACGACTACTCCGACGGGATCCGCGGCACCGACGACGTGCGGGTCGGCCCGGTGCGTCTGGTCGGGCAGGGGCTGGCCGCGCCGACGCAGGTGCGGATGGCGGCCGGCATCAGCTTCGTCGTGGCCGAGCTGTCGGGCCTGGCCCTGGTGGCGGTCACGAGCACCTGGTGGCTGCTCCTCGTCGGTCTCGGGTGCGTGCTCGCGGCCTGGTACTACACCGGCGGCAAGCGTCCCTACGGCTACTCGGGGCTGGGTGAGATCTTCGTCTTCGTCTTCTTCGGGCTGGTCGCCACCCTCGGCACCGAGTACACCCAAGCCCACTCCATCAGCTGGATGGGCGTGCTGGGGTCGGTCGGCGTCGGCGCACTGGCCTCGGCGATCCTCGTGGCCAACAACCTGCGCGACATCCCGACCGACTCGGTGCAGGGCAAGAACACCCTCGCCGTGCGCATCGGTGACGGGGGCACCCGCGCGCTCTACTACGGGCTGGTCGCCGTCTCGGTTGCCGTGGTGCTGGTGTGTGCCGCGCTGCAGGTCGTCACCCCGCCACCCGCGGACCCCGGGGCGCTCCGGACGCTGTCGCCCCTCGGTCACGGCGCCCCCTCGGCCCTCGTCGCGCTGCCCGCCTACGTCTTCGCCCTCCCCCTGCTGCGGGTGCTGCGCCGGGGCGCCACCGGTCGCGACCTCATCCCCGTCCTCGCGGGCACCGGCCGCTTCCAGCTCGTCTGGTCCCTGCTGCTGGCCGCCGGCATCGCCGCCAGCCCCCACCTCTGA
- a CDS encoding PLD nuclease N-terminal domain-containing protein, with translation MARVVLTLLSLGLTIYALIDCLQTPDEQVRHVSKIFWAALVILVPWVGPLSWLIAGRKRDAPGASRRMRGPKGPEDDPDFLRGL, from the coding sequence ATGGCAAGAGTGGTGCTGACGCTGCTCAGTCTGGGGTTGACGATCTACGCCCTGATCGACTGCCTGCAGACTCCCGACGAGCAGGTGCGGCACGTCTCCAAGATCTTCTGGGCCGCCCTCGTCATCCTGGTGCCGTGGGTCGGGCCCCTGAGCTGGCTGATCGCCGGTCGCAAGCGCGACGCGCCGGGAGCCAGCCGTCGCATGCGCGGACCCAAGGGCCCCGAAGACGACCCCGACTTTCTTCGCGGCCTCTGA
- the menE gene encoding o-succinylbenzoate--CoA ligase, which translates to MPPVRALVVDPGDPGSVGTRLVPALEAALRGGAPLAPYPAGTVEPVLPDDAHAPDDLALCVGTSGSTGRVKRAMLTTGNLVTSATATHEVLGGPGTWLLAMPAHHVAGLQVLVRSLVAGTDPGVLDLTHGFTTEGFVTATRALLERAPARTYTAVVPTQLTRLLDDAEGRAGLAAYDGVLVGGAATGVEALRRAAAAGVRLVRTYGGSETAGGCVYDGLPLPVSHLHIDNDGHVVLGGATVAHGYLGEPVLTADAFSVDADGVRWFRTDDLGRLDDRGCLTISGRADDLINTGGLKVTPGAVEDAVARYVAGVRDVVVVGSSHPTWGQAVSVALTLQRGAPQPTLRDVRSALRGILPDHALPQRLLLLDAIPQRGPGKPDRRALTEAFDDTMGDKPARP; encoded by the coding sequence ATGCCACCGGTGCGTGCCCTCGTCGTCGACCCGGGAGACCCTGGCTCGGTGGGCACCAGGCTCGTCCCGGCGCTGGAGGCCGCCCTGCGGGGCGGTGCCCCCCTCGCGCCGTACCCCGCAGGCACGGTCGAGCCCGTGCTGCCCGACGACGCGCACGCCCCCGACGACCTCGCCCTCTGCGTCGGCACGTCGGGCTCGACCGGTCGGGTCAAGCGAGCCATGCTGACCACGGGCAACCTCGTCACCTCGGCCACCGCGACCCACGAGGTCCTCGGTGGCCCCGGCACGTGGCTGCTCGCCATGCCCGCCCACCACGTCGCCGGGTTGCAGGTGCTGGTGCGCTCGCTCGTCGCCGGCACCGACCCGGGGGTGCTCGACCTGACGCACGGCTTCACCACCGAGGGGTTCGTCACGGCCACCCGGGCGCTGCTGGAGCGCGCACCCGCGCGCACCTACACCGCCGTCGTGCCGACCCAGCTGACCCGGCTGCTCGACGACGCGGAGGGCCGCGCCGGCCTCGCGGCATACGACGGGGTGCTGGTCGGCGGCGCGGCGACGGGCGTCGAGGCCCTCCGCCGGGCGGCGGCAGCGGGGGTGCGGCTCGTGCGCACCTACGGCGGCAGCGAGACCGCCGGGGGCTGCGTCTACGACGGGCTGCCGCTGCCTGTGAGTCACCTGCACATCGACAACGACGGGCACGTCGTGCTCGGGGGGGCGACCGTGGCCCACGGCTACCTCGGTGAGCCCGTGCTCACGGCCGATGCCTTCAGCGTCGACGCCGACGGGGTGCGCTGGTTCCGCACGGACGACCTCGGGCGCCTCGACGACCGGGGCTGCCTGACCATCAGCGGCCGCGCCGACGACCTGATCAACACCGGGGGGCTCAAGGTGACCCCGGGAGCGGTCGAGGACGCGGTGGCACGCTACGTGGCCGGGGTGCGCGACGTCGTGGTCGTCGGCTCGAGCCACCCCACCTGGGGGCAGGCGGTCTCCGTCGCCCTCACCCTCCAGCGTGGCGCACCGCAGCCGACGCTGCGCGACGTGCGCTCGGCGCTGCGCGGCATCCTGCCCGACCACGCCCTGCCCCAGCGGCTGCTGCTGCTTGACGCGATCCCGCAGCGCGGACCGGGCAAGCCGGACCGGCGTGCGCTCACCGAGGCCTTCGATGACACAATGGGAGATAAGCCGGCCCGTCCGTGA
- a CDS encoding class II fumarate hydratase — protein MTTPDHPAQDDAAYRIEHDTMGEVRVPRDALFAAQTQRAVENFPISGTPIEPALIAALGRVKGAAARVNAELGVVPQAVAEAIAVAAARVAAGELDAEFPVDTFQTGSGTSSNMNANEVVATLASRALGEPVHPNDHVNASQSSNDVFPTAVHLAVTAALVGDLVPGLTHLAGSLERKATELDGVVKAGRTHLMDATPVTLGQELGGYAAQVRYGIERVEATLGRVAELPLGGTAVGTGINTPKGFADRVIRLLAAETGLPLTEARNHFEAQGARDGLVEASGALKTVAVSLTKICNDLRWMGSGPRAGLGEIAIPDLQPGSSIMPGKVNPVICEATVMVCAQVIGNDTTVTVAGMQGSFELNVMMPVMARNVLESIRLLANAARVLADRCVDGVTAHEEHARALAESSPSIVTPLNRWIGYERAATVAKTALREGKTIRQVVLDQGLVEQGLLTLEQLDTALDVLSMTRRP, from the coding sequence ATGACGACTCCCGACCACCCCGCCCAGGACGACGCGGCATACCGCATCGAGCACGACACGATGGGCGAGGTGCGCGTGCCGCGCGACGCGCTCTTCGCGGCCCAGACGCAGCGGGCGGTGGAGAACTTCCCCATCTCGGGCACCCCCATCGAGCCCGCGCTGATCGCGGCGCTCGGGCGCGTCAAGGGGGCAGCGGCCCGGGTCAACGCCGAGCTTGGGGTGGTGCCGCAGGCAGTCGCCGAGGCGATCGCCGTGGCCGCCGCGCGGGTCGCGGCGGGCGAGCTCGATGCCGAGTTCCCCGTCGACACCTTCCAGACCGGGTCGGGCACCTCGAGCAACATGAACGCCAACGAGGTCGTGGCGACCCTGGCCAGCCGCGCCCTCGGCGAGCCCGTGCACCCCAACGACCACGTCAACGCCAGCCAGAGCAGCAACGACGTCTTCCCGACTGCCGTGCACCTCGCGGTCACGGCGGCGCTGGTCGGCGACCTCGTGCCGGGGCTCACCCATCTCGCAGGGTCGTTGGAGCGCAAGGCGACCGAGCTCGACGGCGTCGTCAAGGCCGGCCGCACGCATCTCATGGACGCGACGCCGGTGACCCTCGGGCAGGAGCTCGGCGGGTATGCCGCGCAGGTGCGCTACGGCATCGAGCGGGTCGAGGCGACCCTCGGGCGGGTGGCTGAGCTGCCGCTCGGTGGCACCGCGGTCGGCACCGGCATCAACACCCCGAAGGGCTTCGCCGACAGGGTGATCCGCCTCCTGGCCGCCGAGACGGGCCTGCCCCTGACCGAGGCCCGCAACCACTTCGAGGCCCAGGGTGCGCGCGATGGCCTCGTCGAGGCCAGCGGAGCCCTCAAGACGGTGGCCGTCAGCCTGACCAAGATCTGCAACGACCTGCGGTGGATGGGATCCGGGCCCCGGGCCGGTCTCGGCGAGATCGCGATCCCCGACCTGCAGCCGGGCTCGTCGATCATGCCGGGCAAGGTCAACCCCGTCATCTGCGAGGCAACCGTGATGGTGTGCGCGCAGGTCATCGGCAACGACACGACCGTCACGGTCGCGGGGATGCAGGGCAGCTTCGAGCTCAACGTGATGATGCCGGTGATGGCGCGCAACGTGCTCGAGTCGATCCGGTTGCTGGCCAATGCTGCTCGTGTGCTGGCCGACCGTTGCGTCGACGGGGTCACCGCCCACGAGGAGCACGCGCGGGCGCTCGCCGAGAGCAGCCCGTCGATCGTCACACCGCTCAACCGGTGGATCGGCTACGAGCGGGCGGCGACGGTGGCCAAGACGGCCCTGCGGGAGGGCAAGACGATCCGTCAGGTGGTGCTCGACCAGGGGCTGGTCGAGCAGGGACTGCTCACCCTCGAGCAGCTGGACACCGCCCTCGACGTGCTGTCGATGACCCGGCGCCCCTGA
- a CDS encoding DUF1345 domain-containing protein has translation MSKPPSPTPSVGPRSLVRLAASGVVGVLAGLVVGGVVDLSYGLLAGYLGAAGTYLTWTWVVIAPMDQRATAAHALRDDAGRTLTELVVIVSALASLGAVALLLSSSGAGSRTVQALLSVLSVGVSWLSVHTVYTLRYGRLYYDDGGSGDGGIDFNEDEPPCYLDFAYFAFNIGMSFQVSDTDISRKVIRATALRHALLAYLLGAVVVAATINLVSGLAK, from the coding sequence ATGTCGAAGCCACCCTCCCCCACCCCGTCGGTGGGACCCCGCAGCCTCGTGCGACTGGCGGCGTCGGGCGTCGTCGGGGTGCTCGCCGGACTCGTCGTCGGCGGCGTCGTCGACCTCAGCTACGGCCTGCTCGCGGGCTACCTCGGTGCGGCGGGCACCTACCTGACCTGGACCTGGGTGGTGATCGCCCCGATGGACCAACGGGCGACCGCGGCGCACGCTCTCCGCGACGACGCGGGGCGCACGCTGACCGAGCTGGTGGTCATCGTCTCGGCCCTGGCCAGCCTCGGCGCGGTGGCCCTGCTGCTGTCGAGCAGCGGGGCCGGCTCGCGCACGGTGCAGGCGCTGCTGAGCGTGTTGTCGGTCGGGGTGTCGTGGCTGAGCGTCCACACGGTCTACACGCTGCGCTACGGGCGCCTCTACTACGACGACGGCGGCAGCGGCGACGGCGGGATCGACTTCAACGAGGACGAGCCGCCGTGCTACCTCGACTTCGCCTACTTCGCCTTCAACATCGGCATGAGCTTCCAGGTCTCCGACACCGACATCTCCCGCAAGGTGATCCGGGCGACGGCCCTGCGGCACGCGCTCTTGGCCTACCTGCTCGGCGCCGTCGTCGTGGCGGCGACGATCAACCTCGTGTCAGGTCTGGCGAAGTAG